Proteins from one Gossypium raimondii isolate GPD5lz chromosome 8, ASM2569854v1, whole genome shotgun sequence genomic window:
- the LOC105792907 gene encoding protein DETOXIFICATION 51, translating to MFNQIHLYFDLISLPNFIKHFQNHHKLYPPSISDTITEAKALFNLAFPIALTSLILYSRSIISMLFLGHLGDTQLAAGSLAMAFANITGYSVLSGLALGMEPLCSQAFGAQRPKVLSLTLHRYVVFLLFASLLISFVWLNMFNVMVFLHQDPYITRIGYKYLLFSLPDLFTNAFVLPIRIYLRAQGITHPVTLSTLVATVLHLPLNFLLVSHFNYGVAAVAAAGSISNLFVLVSLVTYVWASGLHEPTWENPSSECLTDWKPLLKLAAPSCVSVCLEWWWYEIMIVLCGLMVNPKPPVASMGILIQTTSFIYVFPSSLSFAVSTRVGNELGANRPYKARLSAVVAVFVSATMGLSASTFASTTKDKWARMFTSDPEILRLTSIALPILGLCELGNCPQTVSCGVLRGSARPTTAANVNLGAFYLVGMPMAVGLGFYVGVGFSGLWLGLLSAQICCAGLMLYVVGSTDWDLQANRAQVLTCTDSRLSNDDCDNKGEEEQPLICIMVTLAP from the coding sequence AACACTTTCAAAATCACCATAAACTATACCCACCGTCAATCTCAGACACCATAACCGAAGCTAAAGCCCTCTTCAATCTAGCTTTTCCCATTGCCTTAACTTCACTCATTCTTTATTCTCGTTCCATCATTTCCATGCTCTTTCTTGGCCATCTCGGCGATACCCAACTCGCCGCTGGTTCATTAGCAATGGCCTTTGCTAACATCACCGGCTACTCGGTTCTTTCCGGCCTTGCTTTAGGTATGGAACCACTTTGTTCACAAGCTTTTGGTGCTCAAAGACCTAAAGTTTTATCTTTAACACTCCATCGTTACGTTGTTTTCCTATTATTTGCTtcattattgatttcttttgtttggttaaatatGTTTAACGTTATGGTGTTTCTTCATCAAGATCCTTATATCACCCGCATTGggtataaatatttattattttccctCCCTGACCTTTTCACCAATGCTTTCGTTCTTCCAATCAGAATTTACCTTCGCGCACAAGGCATCACCCACCCGGTAACCTTATCAACCCTCGTCGCCACCGTTCTCCATTTACCCCTCAACTTCTTGCTTGTCTCCCATTTTAACTACGGCGTCGCCGCCGTGGCTGCCGCCGGTTCTATATCCAATCTCTTCGTTCTTGTCTCCTTGGTCACTTACGTTTGGGCTTCGGGCTTGCATGAGCCGACATGGGAAAACCCCAGCTCGGAATGTTTAACCGACTGGAAGCCGTTACTAAAGCTAGCCGCGCCGAGCTGCGTTTCGGTTTGTTTGGAGTGGTGGTGGTATGAGATAATGATCGTTTTGTGTGGACTTATGGTCAACCCAAAACCGCCGGTTGCTTCAATGGGGATATTGAttcaaacgacgtcgtttataTACGTTTTCCCTTCTTCATTAAGTTTCGCGGTTTCAACGCGCGTTGGGAACGAACTAGGGGCAAACCGTCCTTATAAAGCGAGATTATCAGCTGTGGTGGCGGTGTTTGTATCAGCAACGATGGGCCTATCAGCATCCACGTTTGCATCCACTACGAAGGATAAGTGGGCCAGGATGTTCACTTCTGATCCCGAGATCCTACGGCTGACATCCATCGCACTTCCCATCCTAGGGCTATGTGAGCTCGGGAACTGTCCCCAAACTGTTAGTTGTGGGGTCCTTAGAGGAAGTGCACGTCCGACCACCGCAGCTAATGTGAACCTCGGAGCATTTTATTTGGTGGGCATGCCTATGGCGGTTGGGCTCGGGTTTTATGTCGGAGTCGGGTTTTCGGGTCTTTGGTTGGGTTTACTGTCGGCTCAAATCTGCTGCGCTGGGCTTATGTTGTATGTGGTGGGATCCACTGACTGGGACCTACAAGCTAATAGGGCCCAGGTGCTGACGTGTACAGATAGTAGATTATCTAATGATGATTGTGATAATAAAGGCGAGGAAGAACAGCCATTGATCTGTATTATGGTGACTTTGGCTCCTTAA